In the genome of Candidatus Microbacterium phytovorans, one region contains:
- a CDS encoding HIT domain-containing protein, with protein sequence MSEPSIFTRILQGEIPSEIVAETENAFAIRDIAPQAPVHLLVIPKTQEYRNVVELAAGDPALLTELVGLANSLAAEHADGDFRLVFNTGPAAGQTVFHVHAHVLAGGLEEGGLGG encoded by the coding sequence ATGAGCGAACCCTCGATCTTCACGCGCATCCTGCAGGGCGAGATCCCGTCCGAGATCGTCGCGGAGACCGAGAACGCCTTCGCGATCCGCGACATCGCCCCGCAAGCACCCGTGCATCTCCTCGTCATTCCGAAGACGCAGGAGTACCGCAACGTCGTGGAACTCGCGGCAGGCGACCCCGCGCTCTTGACCGAACTGGTGGGCCTCGCGAACAGCCTCGCCGCCGAGCATGCCGACGGCGACTTCCGGCTCGTCTTCAACACCGGCCCCGCTGCGGGGCAGACCGTCTTCCACGTGCACGCGCACGTCCTCGCCGGCGGTCTCGAGGAAGGAGGCCTCGGTGGCTGA
- a CDS encoding 16S rRNA (uracil(1498)-N(3))-methyltransferase → MALHFLLDDAELPGEVGDIAALTGAEAHHAAVVRRVRVGEAVTLGDGRGAWLTGVVESVAPKDVRVRIESRRGIPRPAKELVLVQALAKGDRDELAVQAATELGVDEIVPWQSARSVSRWDAAKSAKGVARWSAIVREAAKQAHRAWVPDVHEPVATSRIADLADLVLVLEPTASTALTAIDVADAARIALVVGPEGGITPEEIAALAAAGARAVRLGDTVLRTSTAGPAAIAVASALLGRW, encoded by the coding sequence GTGGCGCTGCACTTCCTCCTCGACGACGCCGAACTGCCCGGCGAAGTCGGCGACATCGCGGCCCTCACGGGCGCGGAGGCCCATCACGCGGCGGTCGTCCGCCGGGTGAGGGTCGGGGAAGCGGTCACGCTCGGCGACGGGCGCGGCGCATGGCTCACCGGTGTGGTCGAATCCGTCGCCCCGAAGGACGTGCGGGTGCGCATCGAGTCGCGCCGCGGCATCCCTCGCCCCGCGAAGGAACTCGTACTCGTGCAAGCGCTCGCGAAGGGCGACCGCGACGAGCTCGCCGTGCAGGCGGCGACGGAACTGGGCGTCGACGAGATCGTGCCGTGGCAGTCGGCGCGGAGCGTTTCCCGGTGGGATGCCGCGAAGAGCGCCAAGGGCGTCGCGCGGTGGAGCGCCATCGTGCGGGAGGCGGCGAAGCAGGCCCACCGGGCATGGGTGCCCGACGTGCACGAACCCGTGGCGACGTCACGAATCGCGGATCTCGCCGACCTCGTGCTGGTGCTGGAGCCGACGGCATCGACGGCGCTCACCGCCATCGACGTCGCGGACGCCGCGCGTATCGCCCTCGTCGTCGGCCCCGAGGGCGGGATCACCCCGGAAGAGATCGCCGCCCTCGCTGCCGCAGGTGCGCGCGCGGTGCGACTCGGCGACACCGTGCTGCGCACCTCGACGGCCGGCCCCGCGGCGATCGCCGTCGCCAGCGCGCTCCTCGGGCGCTGGTGA
- the dnaJ gene encoding molecular chaperone DnaJ — protein MADHYEVLGVSREATPDEIKKAYRRLARELHPDVNPGEDASERFKLVTHAYDVLSDPEQRQRYDMGGDSSPFGGAGGGFGGFGDVFEAFFGGAAGGRSGRPRSRRERGQDALVRVTLDLGDVVFGAHRDVEVDTAVLCDTCEGSCCQPGTQPVTCDICHGAGHVQRTVRSLLGNVVTSQPCTTCQGYGTTIPYPCGTCAGQGRVRARRTVSVDIPAGVETGLRLQLPGSGEVGPAGGPNGDLYLEVTVTPHEVFSRDGDDLLATLEVSMPDAVLGTETTIESLDGPVDLEIRPGIQAGDVLTIKGRGITPLRGGQRGDLRVGVHVVTPTRLDAKQRALIEDFAKKTKAPAPHLAEFHQGLFAKLRDRFRNG, from the coding sequence GTGGCTGACCACTACGAGGTTCTCGGAGTGTCGCGAGAGGCGACCCCCGACGAGATCAAGAAGGCGTACCGTCGCCTGGCGCGCGAACTCCACCCCGACGTCAACCCGGGAGAGGACGCGTCGGAGCGGTTCAAGCTCGTGACCCACGCCTATGACGTGTTGAGCGATCCCGAGCAGCGTCAGCGCTATGACATGGGTGGCGACAGCAGCCCGTTCGGGGGTGCCGGCGGAGGCTTCGGCGGGTTCGGCGACGTCTTCGAGGCCTTCTTCGGAGGCGCGGCCGGAGGGCGATCCGGACGACCCCGGTCACGCCGCGAGCGCGGCCAGGACGCTCTCGTGCGCGTCACGCTCGACCTCGGCGATGTGGTCTTCGGCGCGCACCGCGACGTGGAGGTCGACACGGCGGTGCTCTGCGACACGTGCGAAGGCTCCTGCTGCCAGCCGGGCACCCAGCCGGTGACGTGCGACATCTGCCACGGTGCCGGACACGTGCAGCGCACCGTGCGCAGCCTCCTCGGCAACGTCGTGACCTCGCAGCCGTGCACGACCTGCCAGGGCTACGGCACGACCATCCCCTACCCGTGCGGCACGTGCGCCGGTCAGGGCCGGGTGCGCGCACGTCGGACCGTGTCGGTCGACATTCCCGCCGGCGTCGAGACGGGCCTGCGCCTGCAGCTTCCGGGGTCCGGTGAGGTCGGCCCCGCCGGCGGCCCGAACGGCGACCTCTACCTGGAGGTCACCGTGACGCCGCACGAGGTGTTCAGCCGCGACGGCGACGACCTCCTCGCCACCCTCGAGGTGTCGATGCCCGACGCCGTGCTCGGCACGGAGACGACGATCGAGTCGCTCGACGGCCCGGTCGACCTCGAGATCCGCCCCGGCATCCAGGCCGGCGACGTCCTCACCATCAAGGGGCGCGGCATCACGCCGCTGCGCGGAGGACAGCGCGGCGACCTCCGCGTCGGCGTGCACGTGGTCACCCCGACGCGACTGGATGCCAAGCAGCGGGCGCTCATCGAGGACTTCGCCAAGAAGACGAAGGCCCCCGCCCCCCACCTGGCCGAGTTCCACCAGGGGTTGTTCGCGAAGCTCCGCGACCGGTTCCGGAACGGCTGA
- the hrcA gene encoding heat-inducible transcriptional repressor HrcA codes for MVSERGLQVLRAIVQDYVDTHEPVGSKSIVDRHQFGVSAATIRNDMALLEDEDLIVAPHTSSGRVPTDKGYRVFVDHLAELRPLTAAQRTAIASFLDGPGDLDDLLVRTVRSLTQLTGQVAIVQYPSFARANVSHVEFVHLGARRVVVIVVTDTGRVSQRLAFLREELDETEVARVKRGVGDLVTGKSVRDGAQALSEFLATAATDERIDQALRTVAHIVAEELEEFRQDKLVMAGSATLARREADFRGSIYPLLEAIEEQVTLLRLMGEMVADEQGLAASIGRENEPFGLPEASVIAGDYDATGTRARVGLLGPTRMDYPTNLAAVRAVAHYLSRLLDEDEKSR; via the coding sequence ATGGTCTCGGAACGCGGACTCCAGGTCTTGCGGGCCATCGTGCAGGACTACGTCGACACGCACGAGCCCGTGGGCAGCAAGTCGATCGTCGATCGCCATCAGTTCGGCGTCTCCGCCGCGACCATCCGCAACGACATGGCGCTCCTCGAGGACGAGGACCTGATCGTCGCCCCGCACACATCCTCGGGGCGGGTGCCCACCGACAAGGGTTATCGCGTGTTCGTCGACCACCTGGCGGAGCTGCGTCCCCTCACGGCGGCCCAGCGGACGGCGATCGCGTCGTTCCTCGACGGTCCGGGTGACCTCGACGACCTCCTCGTGCGCACCGTCCGCTCCCTGACCCAGTTGACGGGACAGGTCGCGATCGTCCAGTACCCGTCGTTCGCGCGCGCGAACGTCTCGCACGTCGAGTTCGTCCACCTCGGGGCTCGCCGCGTGGTCGTCATCGTGGTCACCGACACCGGCCGCGTATCGCAGCGTCTGGCCTTCCTTCGGGAGGAGCTCGACGAAACCGAGGTCGCCCGCGTCAAGCGCGGGGTCGGCGATCTCGTCACGGGCAAGAGCGTCCGCGACGGCGCCCAGGCACTCTCCGAGTTCCTCGCCACCGCGGCCACCGACGAACGCATCGATCAGGCGCTGCGCACCGTCGCGCACATCGTGGCCGAGGAGCTCGAGGAATTCCGGCAGGACAAGCTCGTCATGGCGGGAAGCGCGACCCTCGCCCGTCGCGAGGCGGACTTCCGCGGCAGCATCTACCCCCTGCTCGAGGCGATCGAGGAGCAGGTGACTCTTCTGCGACTCATGGGCGAGATGGTGGCCGACGAGCAGGGGCTCGCGGCGAGCATCGGCCGGGAGAACGAGCCGTTCGGCCTTCCGGAGGCGTCGGTCATCGCGGGCGACTACGACGCCACGGGCACACGCGCGCGGGTGGGTCTGCTCGGCCCCACCCGCATGGACTATCCCACGAATCTCGCGGCGGTCCGCGCCGTCGCGCACTATCTGAGCCGGCTGCTCGACGAAGACGAGAAGTCTCGCTGA
- the hemW gene encoding radical SAM family heme chaperone HemW: MGAALPLGDSAPADGSLPPDVTVSPETPFGVYLHVPFCRVRCGYCDFNTYTATELRGARQDEYADEVLREIALSADVLRARGPLRPAATVFFGGGTPTLLPGDDLARMLDGIRTTFALTADAEVTVEANPDTVTPLLARRLKDAGVTRLSIGMQSAVPHVLAALDRTHDPAGVDAAVDAARRAGLAVSLDLIYGAPGESLDDWRRSLESAVALDPDHISAYALIIEDGTKLERQIRRGEVVAPDDDLQADMYELADELLGGAGYSWYEVSNWAKAPGQRSRHNLAYWQGHDWWGYGPGAHSHIDGLRWWNVKHPAAYAQRVSSGTSPAAGRERPDAAARRLESVLLRSRISDGLAVSDLTGGGRRAVASLIADGLIDGAAAVRGRVVLTLRGRLLADAVVRALTA; the protein is encoded by the coding sequence ATGGGCGCGGCACTGCCTCTGGGCGACTCTGCCCCTGCCGACGGGTCGCTCCCGCCGGATGTGACCGTCTCTCCGGAGACGCCCTTCGGCGTCTACCTGCACGTGCCTTTCTGTCGGGTGCGCTGCGGCTACTGCGATTTCAACACCTATACGGCGACCGAACTGCGCGGTGCCCGGCAGGACGAGTACGCCGACGAGGTGCTGCGGGAGATCGCCCTCTCGGCGGACGTCCTCCGCGCACGAGGCCCCCTTCGCCCTGCGGCGACCGTGTTCTTCGGCGGCGGCACCCCCACGCTCCTCCCGGGCGACGACCTCGCTCGGATGCTCGACGGCATCCGTACCACGTTCGCCCTCACGGCGGATGCCGAGGTCACCGTCGAGGCCAATCCCGACACGGTCACTCCGCTGCTGGCGCGGCGTCTGAAGGATGCCGGCGTGACGCGCCTGTCGATCGGTATGCAGTCCGCCGTTCCGCACGTCCTGGCCGCGCTCGACCGCACTCACGATCCTGCGGGCGTCGACGCGGCCGTCGACGCCGCTCGACGGGCCGGCCTGGCGGTCAGCCTCGACCTCATCTACGGGGCACCGGGGGAGAGCCTCGACGACTGGCGGCGCTCGCTCGAGAGCGCCGTGGCGCTCGACCCCGATCACATCTCCGCGTACGCCCTCATCATCGAGGACGGCACGAAGCTCGAACGTCAGATCCGCAGGGGTGAGGTCGTCGCGCCCGACGACGACCTGCAGGCGGACATGTACGAGTTGGCCGACGAGCTGCTCGGCGGCGCGGGCTACTCCTGGTACGAAGTCTCCAACTGGGCGAAGGCGCCCGGGCAACGGTCCCGGCACAACCTCGCCTACTGGCAGGGGCACGACTGGTGGGGGTACGGTCCGGGCGCCCACAGCCACATAGACGGTCTGCGGTGGTGGAACGTCAAGCATCCAGCCGCTTATGCGCAGCGTGTGTCGTCCGGCACCTCGCCGGCGGCCGGTCGCGAGCGCCCCGATGCGGCCGCTCGGAGGCTCGAGAGCGTGTTGCTGCGATCGCGCATCTCCGACGGGCTCGCCGTCTCCGATCTCACTGGCGGAGGCCGGCGCGCCGTGGCATCCCTCATTGCCGACGGTCTCATCGACGGCGCAGCCGCAGTGCGCGGGCGCGTCGTCCTCACGCTGAGAGGGCGGCTTCTCGCCGACGCCGTGGTTCGGGCGCTGACGGCCTGA
- a CDS encoding DUF1990 family protein, with amino-acid sequence MRRGSFQDGTVDYAAVGATQAADLMGYPPERSLPAEASWRIGSGEARFETSADTLLSWAALRGAGLTVSDIRPASGPMYSGVSFDAEGTPLAPSRLEADQRFDADGTPYVGAGTTVRVHGRVKGHRADAQLRVIYVIEEPRRVGFGLGTVSGSVVSGEESFVLEWTDADEVWFTVRAFDRPVKTLYRLLPALVKRRRRELFQGYLRALSPLYTTPA; translated from the coding sequence ATGCGCCGTGGAAGCTTCCAAGACGGGACGGTGGACTACGCCGCCGTCGGGGCCACGCAGGCCGCCGACCTCATGGGGTATCCGCCCGAGCGGAGTCTCCCCGCGGAGGCGTCGTGGCGTATCGGAAGCGGCGAGGCACGTTTCGAGACCTCGGCCGACACGCTCCTGTCCTGGGCGGCGCTACGGGGAGCGGGACTCACTGTCTCGGATATCCGACCGGCATCCGGACCGATGTACTCGGGCGTGAGCTTCGACGCCGAGGGCACACCGCTCGCACCCAGCAGGCTCGAGGCCGACCAGCGCTTCGACGCCGACGGCACCCCGTATGTGGGCGCCGGGACGACCGTCCGTGTCCACGGGCGCGTGAAGGGGCATCGCGCCGACGCCCAGCTGCGCGTGATCTACGTGATCGAAGAGCCACGACGCGTCGGCTTCGGACTCGGCACCGTCAGCGGCTCGGTCGTGAGCGGCGAGGAGTCCTTCGTGTTGGAGTGGACGGATGCCGATGAGGTGTGGTTCACCGTGCGCGCCTTCGACCGCCCGGTGAAGACGTTGTACCGCTTACTGCCGGCCCTGGTGAAGCGTCGCCGACGCGAGTTGTTCCAGGGCTACCTGCGAGCGTTGTCGCCGCTGTACACGACACCCGCCTGA
- the lepA gene encoding translation elongation factor 4 — translation MSPRAFTPLEPASTPPEFIRNFCIIAHIDHGKSTLADRMLQITGVVSDRDMRAQYLDRMDIERERGITIKSQAVRMPWATADGTFALNMIDTPGHVDFTYEVSRSLAACEGAILLVDAAQGIEAQTLANLYLALENDLHIIPVLNKIDLPAADPEKYAAELANLIGGRPEDVLRVSGKTGLGVEELLDRIVEGIPAPTGDASAPARAMIFDSVYDSYRGVVTYVRMIDGKLEPRERIQMMSTKATHDLLEIGVSSPEPVPTKGLGVGEVGYLITGVKDVRQSKVGDTITHHRKPATTALPGYTDPKPMVFSGIYPIDGSDYADLREALDKLKLSDASLQYEPETSVALGFGFRCGFLGLLHLEIITERLSREFGLDLITTAPSVTYEVMTDTGETVTVTNPSEYPDGRVAEVSEPVVKVGILLPKDYVGTVMELCQTRRGTLLGMDYLSEDRVELRYNMPLGEIVFDFFDQLKSKTQGYASLDYEPAGSQTADLVKVDILLQGEKVDAFSSIVHRDKAYAYGTLMTERLRKLIPRQQFEVPIQAAIGARIIARENIRAIRKDVLAKCYGGDITRKRKLLEKQKEGKKRMKMVGRVEVPQEAFIAALSGDVEGKDKK, via the coding sequence ATGTCACCGCGCGCCTTCACGCCTCTCGAGCCTGCCTCCACGCCGCCCGAGTTCATCCGCAACTTCTGCATCATCGCCCACATCGACCACGGCAAGTCCACGTTGGCCGACCGCATGCTGCAGATCACCGGCGTGGTGTCGGATCGCGACATGCGCGCGCAGTACCTCGACCGGATGGACATCGAGCGCGAGCGCGGCATCACGATCAAGTCGCAGGCCGTGCGGATGCCGTGGGCCACCGCCGACGGCACGTTCGCCCTCAACATGATCGACACCCCGGGACACGTCGACTTCACGTACGAGGTCTCGCGTTCGCTCGCCGCGTGCGAGGGGGCGATCCTCCTCGTCGACGCCGCCCAGGGGATCGAGGCTCAGACGCTCGCGAACCTGTACCTCGCGCTGGAGAACGACCTTCACATCATCCCCGTGCTCAACAAGATCGACCTCCCCGCCGCCGACCCGGAGAAGTACGCCGCGGAACTCGCGAACCTCATCGGCGGTCGCCCGGAGGACGTCCTCCGAGTGAGCGGGAAGACCGGTCTCGGCGTCGAAGAACTGCTCGATCGCATCGTCGAGGGAATTCCGGCGCCCACCGGAGACGCGTCGGCGCCGGCGCGCGCGATGATCTTCGACTCGGTCTACGACTCGTACCGCGGCGTCGTGACCTACGTCCGGATGATCGACGGAAAGCTCGAACCGCGCGAGCGCATCCAGATGATGTCGACGAAGGCCACCCACGATCTGCTGGAGATCGGCGTGTCCAGCCCGGAGCCGGTTCCCACCAAGGGGCTCGGCGTGGGTGAGGTGGGCTACCTCATCACCGGTGTGAAGGATGTGCGTCAGTCCAAGGTCGGCGACACGATCACCCATCACCGCAAGCCCGCCACCACGGCACTCCCGGGCTACACCGACCCGAAGCCCATGGTGTTCAGCGGCATCTATCCGATCGACGGCAGCGACTACGCCGATCTGCGTGAAGCCCTCGACAAGCTCAAGCTCTCCGACGCGTCCCTCCAGTACGAACCGGAGACCTCCGTGGCCCTCGGGTTCGGTTTCCGCTGCGGCTTCCTCGGACTCCTCCACCTCGAGATCATCACCGAGCGACTGTCCCGCGAGTTCGGGTTGGACCTCATCACGACAGCACCGTCTGTCACCTACGAGGTGATGACCGACACCGGCGAGACGGTGACGGTCACGAACCCGAGCGAGTACCCCGACGGACGGGTCGCCGAAGTCTCCGAACCGGTCGTCAAGGTCGGCATCCTGCTGCCGAAGGACTACGTGGGAACCGTCATGGAGCTGTGCCAGACGCGCCGTGGAACGCTTCTGGGCATGGACTACCTCAGCGAGGACCGCGTCGAACTGCGCTACAACATGCCGCTCGGCGAGATCGTGTTCGACTTCTTCGATCAACTCAAGTCCAAGACGCAGGGCTACGCGAGCCTGGACTACGAACCGGCCGGTTCGCAGACGGCCGACCTTGTGAAGGTCGACATCCTGTTGCAGGGCGAGAAGGTCGACGCGTTCAGTTCGATCGTCCACCGCGACAAGGCCTACGCCTACGGCACCCTGATGACGGAGCGGCTGCGCAAGCTGATTCCACGCCAGCAGTTCGAGGTGCCGATCCAGGCCGCGATCGGCGCGCGGATCATCGCCCGCGAGAACATCCGGGCTATCCGCAAGGACGTGCTCGCCAAGTGCTACGGCGGCGACATCACCCGTAAGCGCAAGCTCCTCGAGAAGCAGAAAGAGGGCAAGAAGCGCATGAAGATGGTGGGCCGCGTCGAGGTCCCCCAGGAGGCGTTCATCGCGGCGCTCTCGGGCGACGTCGAGGGCAAGGACAAGAAGTAG